The following coding sequences are from one Halorubrum sp. BOL3-1 window:
- a CDS encoding DNA polymerase domain-containing protein codes for MTQSGLSDFSSTGATDDGTDDGTQTERSDLAAQEAAVVAGGGRGRVSDVVDVDEAKFSDSTGTVELIITQIDYAVEGYGSDEYPVVHVFGRRPVEGGDDEVEHLRVLGVEPYFYVPTADLDRDPVEEYGVVIGTREENSEGEPYESIRGEPLTRVVTRTPRDVGNIRDDFATSFEADILFPNRFLIDNGLNGGIRVEERRLDDGDGTIQVHEGHLEPAGVDAEMRVNTFDIEVDDRRGFPEDGEEPIICLTSHDSYDDEYVVWLFDAPEAEVPSPEDLPDYEGIVADEEIDFEVRTFEEEAAMLDAFVEYLEGTDPDLLTGWNFEDFDMPYVLDRLEVLDDGSQYDLSIERLSRIGEVWRSGWGGPDVKGRVVFDLLYAYKRTMFTELESYRLDAVGERELGVGKERYTGDIGDLWEQDPERLLEYSIRDVELCVEIDRKQDVIAFWDEVRTFVGCKIEDAPTPGDTVDMYVLHKAFGKFALPTKGQQESEDFEGGAVFEPITGVKEMVTVQDLKSLYPMCMVTINAGPETKVDPAEYDDETYVAPNGTHFRKEPDGIMREMVDELLSEREEKKTLRNDHNPGTEPYEQYDRQQGAVKVIMNCFTPDTEVLTPAGVRSITDLDVGDEVYSLDPDTEEMEVKTVEETHAYPDYRGELVDIETSKMDFRVTPNHRMLVRKNETNGITEDGYDFVEAGNLDRATNYELPHDWDDPVGERVDEVDLTELIDGEYEVWVRPSVHGHTFTAELGWTPRRVPKADVGQTGYVFTAEEFEEHREYVESVCETSFVHRESGRKWIPRTYDGDDFLDLLAWYVTEGNVYTSEEKTFGENHRGSATTVKIAQNAIADGGGHHASIGDLLDRMGFDPYVDERAYQFTSKLLGDLLREICGGDSFEKRIPDLVFDASRTQKRQFLETLIDGDGDRQSGSWRYTTSSDRLRDDVLRLCAHLGLTASYNRDSGSWRIYVTEDAKNTLRMHRSGVRSEAEDGVYCVTVADNHTLLAGRNGKFQFVGQSLYGVTGWDRFRLYDKEGAAAVTATGREVIDFTEEAANEIDYEVAYGDTDSVMLSLSDMSEKEAIETSFDIQEHINERYDDFARDELNADSHRFQIEFEKLYRRFFQAGKKKRYAGHIVWKEGKDVDDIDITGFEYKRSDIAGITKEVQQNVIETIVMGDDIDEDMEEVKAYLVDVIAEVLDGEIDVEEIGIPGGIGKKLDAYETPTAQVRGAKYANRMLGTNFGSGSKPKRLYIEKVHPDFWAQMEDEEGLDPQRDHLYGEFKRDPDVICFEYADQVPEEFEVDWEKMLDKTLKGPIERVIEALGMSWEEVKTGQEQTGLGSFM; via the coding sequence ATGACTCAGTCGGGGCTGTCGGACTTCTCGTCGACCGGAGCGACGGACGACGGGACGGACGACGGCACGCAAACCGAACGATCTGACCTAGCCGCACAGGAGGCGGCCGTCGTCGCCGGCGGCGGGCGGGGTCGCGTCAGCGACGTCGTCGACGTCGACGAGGCGAAATTCTCGGACTCGACGGGCACCGTCGAGCTGATAATCACCCAGATCGACTACGCCGTCGAGGGATACGGGAGCGACGAGTACCCCGTCGTCCACGTGTTCGGTCGTCGTCCGGTCGAAGGCGGCGACGACGAGGTCGAACACCTCCGCGTACTGGGCGTCGAACCGTACTTCTACGTTCCCACGGCCGACCTCGACCGCGACCCCGTCGAGGAGTACGGCGTGGTGATCGGGACCCGCGAGGAGAACTCCGAGGGAGAGCCGTACGAGAGCATCCGCGGCGAACCCCTCACCCGGGTCGTCACGCGCACGCCCCGCGATGTGGGGAACATCCGCGACGACTTCGCGACGAGCTTCGAGGCGGACATTCTCTTCCCGAACCGCTTTTTGATCGACAACGGGCTCAACGGCGGGATCCGCGTCGAGGAGCGCCGGCTCGACGACGGCGACGGGACGATCCAGGTCCACGAGGGACACCTCGAACCCGCCGGGGTCGACGCCGAGATGCGGGTGAACACCTTCGACATCGAGGTCGACGACCGCCGCGGCTTCCCCGAGGACGGTGAAGAGCCGATCATCTGTCTCACCAGCCACGACTCCTACGACGACGAGTACGTCGTCTGGCTGTTCGACGCGCCCGAGGCCGAGGTCCCGTCGCCGGAGGACCTCCCTGACTACGAGGGGATCGTCGCGGACGAGGAGATCGACTTCGAGGTCCGGACCTTCGAGGAGGAGGCCGCGATGCTCGACGCGTTCGTCGAGTACCTCGAAGGGACCGACCCCGACCTCCTGACCGGGTGGAACTTCGAGGACTTCGACATGCCGTACGTCCTCGACCGACTGGAGGTGCTCGACGACGGGAGCCAGTACGACCTCTCGATCGAGCGGCTCTCCCGCATCGGCGAGGTGTGGCGCTCCGGCTGGGGCGGTCCGGACGTCAAGGGCCGAGTCGTCTTCGACCTGCTGTACGCCTACAAGCGCACGATGTTCACGGAGCTGGAGTCGTACCGCCTCGACGCGGTTGGCGAGCGCGAGCTCGGCGTCGGCAAGGAGCGGTACACGGGCGATATCGGCGATCTCTGGGAGCAGGACCCCGAGCGGCTCTTGGAGTACAGCATCCGCGACGTGGAGCTGTGCGTCGAGATCGACCGGAAACAGGACGTGATCGCCTTCTGGGACGAGGTGCGGACGTTCGTCGGCTGTAAGATCGAGGACGCGCCGACGCCGGGCGACACCGTCGACATGTACGTCCTCCACAAGGCGTTCGGCAAGTTCGCGCTCCCGACGAAGGGCCAGCAGGAGTCAGAGGATTTCGAAGGCGGCGCCGTCTTCGAGCCGATCACGGGGGTCAAGGAGATGGTGACGGTACAAGACTTGAAATCGTTGTACCCCATGTGTATGGTGACGATCAACGCCGGCCCGGAGACGAAGGTCGACCCCGCGGAGTACGACGACGAGACGTACGTCGCGCCCAACGGGACCCACTTCCGGAAGGAGCCGGACGGCATCATGCGCGAGATGGTCGACGAACTCCTCTCCGAGCGCGAGGAGAAGAAGACGCTCCGGAACGACCACAACCCCGGCACCGAGCCGTACGAGCAGTACGACCGACAGCAGGGAGCTGTCAAGGTTATTATGAACTGCTTCACGCCGGACACGGAGGTGCTGACGCCCGCCGGCGTGCGGTCGATCACGGACCTCGACGTCGGCGACGAGGTGTACTCGCTCGATCCGGACACCGAGGAGATGGAAGTCAAGACCGTCGAGGAGACGCACGCGTACCCCGACTACCGGGGCGAACTCGTCGACATCGAGACCTCGAAGATGGATTTCCGGGTCACGCCGAACCACCGGATGCTGGTCCGGAAAAACGAGACGAACGGGATCACCGAGGACGGCTACGACTTCGTCGAGGCCGGAAACCTCGACCGCGCGACGAACTACGAGCTCCCGCACGACTGGGACGATCCGGTCGGAGAGCGGGTCGACGAGGTGGATCTCACGGAACTGATCGACGGCGAGTACGAGGTGTGGGTCCGACCGAGCGTCCACGGCCACACGTTCACCGCCGAACTCGGCTGGACGCCGCGCCGCGTGCCGAAGGCGGACGTCGGGCAGACCGGCTACGTCTTCACCGCCGAGGAGTTCGAGGAACACCGCGAGTACGTCGAGTCGGTGTGCGAGACGAGCTTTGTCCACCGCGAATCCGGGAGAAAGTGGATCCCGCGGACCTACGACGGCGACGACTTCCTCGATCTCTTGGCGTGGTACGTCACCGAGGGCAACGTGTACACCTCCGAGGAGAAGACGTTCGGAGAGAACCACCGCGGCTCCGCGACGACGGTGAAGATCGCACAGAACGCCATCGCGGACGGCGGCGGTCACCACGCGAGCATCGGCGACCTGCTGGACAGAATGGGGTTCGACCCCTACGTCGATGAGCGCGCCTACCAGTTCACCTCGAAGCTTCTCGGAGACCTGCTCCGAGAAATCTGCGGCGGCGACAGTTTCGAGAAACGGATTCCGGACCTCGTGTTCGACGCGAGTCGAACACAGAAACGGCAGTTCCTGGAGACGCTGATCGACGGCGACGGGGACCGGCAGTCCGGTTCGTGGCGGTACACGACCTCCAGTGATCGACTCCGTGACGACGTACTCCGACTGTGTGCGCACTTGGGGCTGACGGCGAGCTACAACCGCGACAGCGGGAGCTGGCGGATCTACGTGACGGAAGACGCGAAGAACACGCTGCGGATGCATCGGAGTGGAGTGCGGAGCGAGGCAGAAGACGGAGTCTACTGCGTGACGGTCGCAGACAACCACACGCTGCTCGCGGGGCGGAACGGGAAGTTCCAATTCGTCGGTCAATCACTATACGGCGTGACGGGATGGGATCGATTCCGTCTTTACGATAAAGAGGGCGCAGCAGCCGTCACGGCGACAGGTCGTGAGGTCATCGACTTCACCGAGGAGGCCGCGAATGAGATCGATTATGAAGTTGCTTATGGTGACACGGACTCGGTTATGTTATCTTTGTCTGATATGTCGGAAAAAGAAGCAATCGAGACCTCCTTCGACATTCAAGAGCACATCAACGAGCGGTACGACGACTTCGCGCGAGACGAACTGAACGCCGACTCGCACCGCTTCCAGATCGAGTTCGAGAAGCTCTACCGGCGCTTCTTCCAGGCGGGCAAAAAGAAGCGGTACGCCGGTCACATCGTCTGGAAGGAGGGGAAAGACGTCGACGACATCGACATCACCGGCTTCGAGTACAAGCGCTCGGACATCGCGGGCATCACCAAGGAGGTCCAGCAGAACGTCATCGAAACGATCGTGATGGGCGACGACATCGACGAGGACATGGAGGAGGTGAAGGCGTACCTCGTGGACGTGATCGCGGAGGTCCTCGACGGCGAGATCGACGTGGAGGAGATCGGGATCCCCGGCGGGATCGGCAAGAAGCTCGACGCCTACGAGACGCCGACCGCGCAGGTCCGCGGGGCGAAGTACGCCAACCGCATGCTCGGGACCAACTTCGGGAGCGGGTCGAAGCCGAAGCGGCTCTACATCGAGAAGGTCCACCCCGACTTCTGGGCGCAGATGGAAGACGAAGAGGGACTCGACCCGCAGCGAGACCACCTCTACGGGGAGTTCAAACGCGATCCGGACGTGATCTGCTTCGAGTACGCGGACCAGGTACCCGAAGAGTTCGAGGTCGACTGGGAGAAGATGCTGGACAAGACGCTGAAAGGGCCGATAGAGCGCGTGATCGAGGCGCTCGGCATGTCGTGGGAGGAGGTCAAGACCGGTCAAGAGCAGACCGGTCTCGGCTCGTTTATGTGA
- a CDS encoding ABC transporter ATP-binding protein, producing MATLEINDLHARVAEEGGERILLGVDLTVESGDIHALMGPNGSGKSTLAKVIAGHPAYEVTGGEILLHLSEEDVADLDADLDDGDYHWELLDLEPNERAALGIFLGFQYPAEIEGVTMTNFLRQALNAKADEREELFEDEDEAEAEADDEDDEGYETSPMEGAADEGEIGVAEFQEILSEKMELLDMDQKFMERYLNAGFSGGEKKQNEVLQAAMLEPSLAVLDEIDSGLDIDRLEDVSKGINALRDEQGTGILQITHYQRVLDYVEPDHVHVMLDGEVVKSGGADLAEKLEDEGYDWVREEAFEAA from the coding sequence ATGGCTACTCTCGAAATCAACGATCTTCACGCACGAGTGGCAGAAGAGGGCGGCGAACGCATTCTTCTCGGGGTCGATCTGACCGTCGAGTCCGGTGACATCCACGCGCTGATGGGACCGAACGGGTCCGGAAAGTCGACGCTCGCGAAGGTGATCGCCGGCCATCCGGCCTACGAGGTCACCGGCGGCGAGATTCTGCTCCACCTCAGCGAGGAGGACGTCGCGGACCTCGACGCCGACCTCGACGACGGGGACTACCACTGGGAGCTCTTGGATCTGGAACCGAACGAGCGCGCGGCGCTCGGCATCTTCCTCGGCTTCCAGTACCCCGCGGAGATCGAGGGCGTCACCATGACGAACTTCCTCCGGCAGGCGCTCAACGCGAAGGCGGACGAGCGCGAGGAGCTGTTCGAAGACGAGGACGAAGCGGAAGCAGAGGCCGACGACGAGGACGACGAGGGGTACGAGACCTCGCCCATGGAGGGCGCCGCCGACGAGGGTGAGATCGGCGTCGCGGAGTTCCAGGAGATCCTCTCCGAGAAGATGGAGCTGCTCGACATGGACCAGAAGTTCATGGAGCGGTACCTCAACGCCGGCTTCTCCGGCGGCGAAAAGAAGCAGAACGAGGTACTCCAGGCCGCAATGCTCGAGCCGAGCCTCGCCGTGCTCGACGAGATCGATTCCGGGCTGGACATCGACCGCCTAGAAGACGTCTCGAAGGGGATCAACGCGCTCCGCGACGAGCAGGGCACGGGTATCCTCCAGATCACACACTACCAGCGCGTCCTCGATTACGTCGAGCCGGACCACGTCCACGTAATGTTAGACGGCGAGGTCGTCAAGAGCGGCGGCGCGGATCTCGCGGAGAAGCTCGAAGACGAGGGGTACGACTGGGTCCGCGAGGAAGCCTTCGAGGCGGCGTAA
- the sufB gene encoding Fe-S cluster assembly protein SufB, producing the protein MSSQQDDLQETDTEARFEFKKKEKSAFQTEKGLTEETVRVISEDKDEPEWMLERRLRALEQFQEMPMPTDWPGQPDLSEIDIDEIVPYIRPDIEARGGADSWEDLPEEIQDTFDKLGIPEAEKNALSGVGAQYESEIVYQNMQERWEDKGVIFCDMDKAVRDHEEIVREHFMTKCVPPSDNKFAALHGAIWSGGSFVYVPEDTTVEMPIQAYFRMNSEGMGQFEHTLIIAEESSEVHYIEGCSAPKYSAFNLHSGGVEVFVGEDAHVQYSTVQNWSKNTYNLNTKRAIAEKGGRMEWISGSMGSKATMLYPSTILKGRGASDNHITIAMAGEGQDIDTGAKVYHNAPETKSTVESKSIAKGGGRTNYRGLIHIADGAEDSSTAVECDALMFDNESTSDTMPYMEINESKVDVAHEATVGKIGDEDIFYLQSRGLDDDDAKQMIVSGFIEPITEELPIEYAVELNRLVELEMEGSLG; encoded by the coding sequence ATGAGTTCACAACAGGACGACCTACAAGAGACGGACACCGAGGCTCGCTTCGAGTTCAAGAAGAAGGAGAAGTCCGCCTTCCAGACCGAGAAGGGCCTCACAGAGGAGACGGTCCGCGTCATCTCAGAGGACAAAGACGAACCGGAGTGGATGTTGGAGCGCCGCCTGCGCGCGCTCGAACAGTTCCAAGAGATGCCGATGCCGACCGACTGGCCCGGCCAGCCGGATCTGTCGGAGATCGACATCGACGAGATCGTTCCCTACATCCGCCCCGACATCGAGGCGCGCGGCGGCGCGGACAGCTGGGAGGACCTCCCCGAAGAGATCCAAGACACCTTCGACAAGCTGGGCATTCCGGAGGCCGAAAAGAACGCGCTCTCGGGCGTCGGCGCCCAGTACGAGTCCGAGATCGTCTACCAGAACATGCAAGAGCGGTGGGAAGATAAGGGCGTGATCTTCTGTGACATGGACAAGGCCGTCCGTGACCACGAGGAGATCGTCCGCGAGCACTTCATGACGAAGTGCGTCCCCCCGAGCGACAACAAGTTCGCGGCGCTTCACGGTGCGATCTGGTCCGGCGGCTCGTTCGTCTACGTCCCGGAGGACACCACGGTGGAGATGCCGATTCAGGCGTACTTCCGGATGAATAGCGAGGGGATGGGCCAGTTCGAGCACACGCTCATCATCGCCGAGGAGAGCTCCGAGGTCCACTACATCGAGGGCTGCTCCGCCCCGAAGTACTCGGCCTTTAACCTCCACTCGGGCGGCGTCGAAGTGTTCGTGGGCGAAGACGCCCACGTTCAGTACTCGACCGTTCAAAACTGGTCGAAGAACACGTACAACCTGAACACGAAACGCGCTATCGCGGAGAAGGGCGGGCGCATGGAGTGGATCTCCGGCTCGATGGGGTCGAAGGCGACGATGCTGTACCCGTCGACGATCCTGAAGGGCCGCGGCGCCTCCGACAACCACATCACCATCGCGATGGCCGGCGAGGGCCAGGACATCGACACGGGCGCGAAGGTCTACCACAACGCGCCCGAGACCAAGTCGACCGTCGAGTCGAAGTCGATCGCGAAGGGCGGCGGCCGCACGAACTACCGCGGACTTATTCACATCGCGGACGGCGCCGAGGACTCCTCGACCGCCGTAGAGTGCGACGCGCTGATGTTCGACAACGAGTCGACCTCGGACACGATGCCGTACATGGAGATCAACGAGTCGAAGGTCGACGTCGCCCACGAGGCGACCGTCGGGAAGATCGGTGACGAGGACATCTTCTACCTCCAGTCGCGCGGACTGGACGACGACGACGCGAAACAGATGATCGTCTCGGGGTTCATCGAGCCGATCACGGAGGAACTGCCGATCGAGTACGCCGTCGAACTGAACCGACTCGTCGAACTGGAGATGGAGGGTTCGCTCGGATAA
- the sufD gene encoding Fe-S cluster assembly protein SufD, with amino-acid sequence MSAQAIESLSEDTVRRIADERDEPEWLLETRLNALAALETADLPDVIQTPGRRWTDLESLDFESLVDPLNQSDATERSAGDDEAVVLPFTEALDEYGDVIEANFGSVLDPERNYLTALSVALFTTGTFVYVPEGVDVEDVTVRAEMNSRSLFSQTLVVAEESSSVTILESIESGDSEAAASGTVGDDRYFSNLVEVAAGENANVQFGSLQNLDRDTYTYSLKRGVTDTYATIDWIESNFGSKLTRSDIETELNGDGSETQIVGTFFGTDDQHFDVNARVWHNAEQTTADLVTRGVLDDVARSVYEGLQNVGDDAWNTSSYQRENTLMLSDDAEADASPKLIIHNHDTEASHSATVGQVDAEDLFYLESRTIGPETARNMLVEGFFVPVFEEIAVDEFRDDVEELVVERLR; translated from the coding sequence ATGAGCGCGCAAGCAATCGAGAGCCTCTCGGAAGACACGGTACGACGCATCGCCGACGAACGCGACGAGCCCGAGTGGCTCTTGGAGACTCGTCTGAACGCGCTCGCCGCGCTGGAGACGGCCGATCTGCCGGACGTCATCCAGACGCCCGGGCGGCGCTGGACCGACCTGGAGTCGCTGGACTTCGAGTCGCTGGTCGATCCGCTGAATCAGTCGGACGCGACGGAGCGGAGCGCGGGCGACGACGAGGCCGTCGTCCTCCCGTTCACCGAGGCGCTCGACGAGTACGGCGACGTCATCGAGGCGAACTTCGGCTCCGTCCTCGACCCCGAACGCAACTACCTCACGGCGCTTTCGGTCGCGCTTTTTACCACCGGCACCTTCGTCTACGTCCCCGAGGGCGTCGACGTCGAGGACGTGACGGTACGCGCGGAGATGAACTCCCGCTCGCTGTTCAGCCAGACGCTCGTCGTCGCCGAGGAGTCGTCGTCGGTGACGATCCTCGAATCGATCGAGTCCGGAGATAGCGAGGCCGCCGCCTCGGGAACGGTCGGGGACGACCGCTACTTCTCGAACCTCGTCGAGGTCGCCGCGGGCGAGAACGCGAACGTCCAGTTCGGATCGCTCCAGAACCTCGATCGGGACACCTACACCTACTCGCTGAAGCGCGGCGTGACCGACACGTACGCGACGATCGACTGGATCGAGAGCAACTTCGGATCGAAGCTCACCCGCTCGGACATCGAGACGGAGCTGAACGGCGACGGCTCCGAGACCCAGATCGTCGGGACGTTCTTCGGCACCGACGACCAGCACTTCGACGTCAACGCCCGGGTGTGGCACAACGCCGAGCAGACGACGGCCGACCTGGTCACGCGCGGCGTGCTCGACGACGTCGCTCGGTCGGTCTACGAGGGGCTTCAGAACGTCGGCGACGACGCGTGGAACACCTCCAGCTACCAGCGCGAGAACACGCTGATGCTGTCGGACGACGCCGAGGCGGACGCGTCGCCGAAGCTTATCATCCACAACCACGACACCGAGGCCTCTCACTCCGCGACGGTCGGCCAAGTCGACGCCGAGGACCTGTTCTACTTAGAGAGCCGGACGATCGGCCCGGAGACGGCCCGGAACATGCTCGTCGAGGGCTTTTTCGTGCCCGTCTTCGAGGAGATAGCGGTCGACGAGTTCCGCGACGACGTCGAGGAACTCGTCGTGGAACGCCTCCGGTAG